A region of Bacteroidales bacterium DNA encodes the following proteins:
- a CDS encoding HypC/HybG/HupF family hydrogenase formation chaperone yields MCLSIPAQVVKIEGETARVSIAGNEYTAGLQMLEDVNVGDYVLLHAGFAIQKISEEEAEETLQLFREMGELD; encoded by the coding sequence ATGTGTTTAAGTATACCAGCACAAGTGGTTAAAATTGAAGGTGAAACAGCCCGGGTTTCTATCGCCGGCAATGAATATACGGCAGGATTACAGATGTTGGAGGATGTCAATGTTGGAGACTATGTATTGTTGCATGCGGGATTTGCCATTCAGAAGATCAGCGAAGAAGAGGCTGAAGAGACTTTGCAGTTGTTCAGGGAGATGGGGGAGCTGGATTGA
- the hypF gene encoding carbamoyltransferase HypF: METANAYTIHIKGLVQGVGFRPFIFRLATEERLNGWVENRNDGVMIKVQAEYEEVERFISLLRDRAPLAASIRSIQLMKSEGEDLDGFYIHKSNDHSEQITQISPDIAVCSDCLKDMKFQPHRIHYPFVNCTNCGPRFTIIRDLPYDRPNTTMDRFKMCGRCREEYTDVNNRRFHAQPVACNYCGPEYEYYQQGRVIREMEKILSELKKLLYKGGIIAVKGVGGFHLMCDAGNDQSVRRLRSIKNRDQKPFACMFPDIKTLKEYAHVNEVEEESLNSWRRPIVLLKEETPLSQSLNNGLGTLGAMLPYMPLHYMLFDEVDLPAIVLTSGNISDEPLIVDNKTAYSRLNGLVDAFLFYNREIYNRVDDSVVRIIDGKERMIRRARGYVPEPLQLDLDVEGIFSTGAELKNCFCTGKGHEAMMSQHIGDLKNYETYNFYTEAAEHFMHLFRIEPAYVVSDMHPDYLSTKFARNFVARNSAYTQGQRNGKIKWIQVQHHHAHIASCMAEHQLDGKVFGVALDGTGYGDDGKIWGGEFLVCDLAEYTRYAHFDYVPMPGGDKAVESPWRMALSFLYHTFGDDLQQYGFEFLKNKKPEDIKLILSMIKKNINSPLTSSAGRLFDAVSALLNLCTENRFDAEAPMRLEAFVDPQTESHYDFEMRENRIGFFSTFKQIVDDLKQNTSLPVIAARFHNTVVCVITSLARQVREEQGINQVVLSGGTFQNKYLSETTARWLKDLNFEVYQNKLVPANDGGIALGQMAIAAKKRR; the protein is encoded by the coding sequence TTGGAAACCGCGAACGCTTATACAATACATATTAAAGGACTGGTTCAGGGAGTTGGTTTTCGGCCTTTTATTTTCAGGCTGGCTACGGAAGAACGATTAAACGGCTGGGTTGAAAACCGTAATGATGGAGTAATGATTAAAGTGCAGGCGGAATACGAGGAAGTGGAACGATTCATCTCACTTCTCAGAGACCGGGCTCCCCTTGCGGCTTCTATCCGTTCAATTCAGTTGATGAAGAGTGAGGGAGAGGATTTGGATGGTTTTTATATTCACAAAAGCAACGATCATTCCGAACAGATCACCCAAATCAGCCCGGATATAGCTGTTTGTTCGGACTGCCTGAAAGACATGAAATTTCAGCCCCACCGGATCCATTATCCGTTTGTCAACTGCACCAATTGTGGCCCCAGGTTTACCATCATCCGGGATTTACCTTACGACCGCCCCAATACCACAATGGACCGTTTCAAAATGTGCGGGCGGTGTCGTGAAGAATATACCGATGTTAATAACCGCAGGTTTCATGCCCAGCCTGTTGCCTGTAATTATTGTGGCCCCGAATATGAGTATTATCAACAGGGGCGGGTTATCAGGGAAATGGAAAAAATCCTTTCCGAATTGAAGAAATTGTTGTATAAAGGAGGTATTATTGCAGTTAAAGGGGTCGGAGGATTTCACCTGATGTGTGATGCCGGCAATGATCAATCGGTAAGACGGCTGCGTTCTATAAAAAACCGGGATCAGAAACCATTTGCTTGTATGTTTCCCGACATTAAAACCTTAAAAGAATATGCCCATGTGAATGAGGTGGAAGAAGAAAGCCTTAACTCATGGAGAAGGCCTATTGTACTCTTAAAGGAGGAGACCCCCCTTTCACAGTCTCTTAATAATGGGCTGGGTACGCTTGGGGCCATGTTGCCCTATATGCCGTTGCATTATATGCTGTTCGATGAAGTGGATCTTCCTGCCATTGTCCTGACAAGTGGAAATATATCCGATGAGCCGCTGATTGTGGATAACAAAACTGCTTATTCCCGTTTGAATGGGTTGGTTGATGCTTTCTTGTTTTATAACAGGGAGATTTATAACCGGGTAGATGATTCGGTGGTAAGGATTATTGATGGCAAAGAGCGTATGATCCGGCGAGCCAGGGGATATGTACCCGAACCCCTGCAACTGGATTTGGATGTGGAAGGCATTTTCTCAACAGGTGCTGAATTGAAGAATTGTTTCTGCACCGGTAAAGGTCATGAGGCCATGATGAGTCAACATATCGGAGATCTGAAAAACTATGAAACCTACAATTTTTATACTGAAGCGGCTGAACATTTCATGCATCTGTTCAGAATAGAACCTGCCTACGTGGTCAGCGACATGCACCCAGATTATCTTTCCACTAAATTTGCCAGAAACTTTGTCGCCCGTAACTCTGCATACACGCAAGGGCAAAGAAACGGGAAGATCAAATGGATACAGGTTCAGCATCATCATGCCCATATTGCCTCATGCATGGCAGAGCACCAACTGGACGGGAAAGTTTTTGGAGTGGCCCTGGATGGAACGGGTTACGGGGATGATGGGAAGATCTGGGGAGGTGAGTTTTTGGTATGCGATCTGGCTGAATATACTCGCTATGCCCACTTTGATTATGTTCCCATGCCGGGAGGTGATAAAGCGGTAGAATCCCCCTGGCGCATGGCATTGTCATTTCTTTATCATACTTTTGGTGATGACTTGCAGCAATACGGCTTTGAATTTCTTAAAAATAAAAAGCCGGAAGATATTAAGCTTATTCTTTCTATGATCAAAAAGAATATCAATTCTCCCCTTACTTCCAGTGCAGGAAGATTATTCGATGCCGTCTCCGCTTTATTGAATCTTTGCACGGAAAACCGTTTTGACGCCGAAGCTCCTATGAGGCTGGAAGCTTTTGTTGATCCGCAAACTGAATCTCATTATGATTTTGAAATGAGAGAAAACCGCATCGGATTCTTTTCTACTTTTAAGCAGATTGTAGATGACCTGAAACAGAATACTTCTCTTCCGGTAATTGCCGCCAGATTTCACAATACGGTTGTATGTGTTATTACAAGTTTGGCCCGGCAGGTAAGGGAAGAGCAGGGCATAAATCAGGTAGTGCTTTCCGGTGGTACTTTTCAGAATAAGTACCTTAGTGAGACCACCGCCCGGTGGCTAAAGGATTTGAATTTTGAAGTCTATCAGAATAAATTGGTTCCCGCTAACGACGGGGGAATTGCATTGGGCCAAATGGCTATTGCAGCTAAAAAACGGAGGTAG
- a CDS encoding redox-sensing transcriptional repressor Rex, producing the protein MKYRMGLIRLKQMGLERVFSYTLGKEAGVSAELVRKDFSNFGIKGNRRGGYEIDDLLSSVEKIFGKDRVQNVVIMGMGNMGKALSHYRGFPDNNMNIVAGFDIDPAKINKKFHIPIYPVDNLKEIIDAFHVSVAILAVPEIAAQETCDLLVRSGIKGILNLAPVLLKVPDDVFVNNVNLMVELERLMYHSGVLK; encoded by the coding sequence TTGAAATACAGAATGGGTTTGATCCGATTGAAACAGATGGGTCTTGAGCGGGTTTTTTCTTATACGCTGGGAAAAGAAGCGGGCGTAAGTGCCGAACTGGTACGAAAAGATTTTTCCAACTTTGGAATCAAGGGAAATCGCAGAGGAGGATATGAGATTGATGATTTATTAAGCTCAGTGGAGAAAATTTTTGGTAAAGACCGGGTACAGAATGTGGTGATCATGGGTATGGGAAATATGGGAAAGGCGCTTTCTCATTACAGGGGTTTTCCCGATAATAATATGAACATTGTAGCCGGTTTTGACATAGATCCTGCGAAGATTAACAAGAAATTTCATATACCTATATATCCTGTTGATAATCTGAAGGAAATAATTGACGCTTTTCATGTGTCGGTGGCCATCCTTGCAGTACCGGAAATAGCAGCCCAGGAAACTTGTGATTTGCTGGTTCGGAGTGGAATAAAGGGCATATTGAATTTGGCTCCCGTATTGCTGAAAGTTCCGGATGATGTATTTGTAAATAATGTCAATCTGATGGTCGAGTTGGAACGTTTGATGTATCATTCGGGAGTTCTGAAGTAA
- a CDS encoding 4Fe-4S dicluster domain-containing protein, producing MDTYRSLSKQEWEKALTQLLNHYHIYAPLAWGENQDYERIDEDSVADIIYNRPKPASPLKTFFLPVKENVINTEKSDKKRIILGIPSCDLSGANILDEIYLDDVFVDPAYKKNRDESILIGSDCHTLQEHCHCTTYGIRPYPEENHDLTLSLVEDTIFMHINSDKGEQLVREIGNITQLSEPTENEIQEILDKRKAVEEELNRRNRDLPNYNATGDLINSSGDEIWKKYSETCVSCGACATICPTCTCFLLLERPGFEKVRHLDACQYPGFEKVAAGEDPLKELYKRFRNRYMCKYVWKPEKFESTACTGCGRCIEACIGNISKNELFMELYNK from the coding sequence ATGGACACCTACCGCTCTCTATCCAAGCAAGAATGGGAAAAAGCACTGACTCAACTGTTGAATCATTACCATATATATGCTCCGCTGGCCTGGGGTGAAAATCAGGATTATGAACGAATAGACGAAGATTCTGTTGCTGATATCATATACAACCGTCCCAAACCGGCTTCCCCTTTAAAGACATTCTTTCTTCCTGTCAAAGAAAATGTTATAAACACAGAAAAGAGCGACAAAAAAAGGATCATCTTGGGCATTCCCTCCTGTGATCTTAGCGGAGCCAACATCCTTGATGAAATCTATTTAGATGATGTCTTTGTGGATCCTGCCTACAAGAAAAACAGGGATGAATCCATTCTGATTGGAAGCGATTGCCATACGCTTCAGGAACATTGTCATTGTACCACCTATGGCATAAGGCCTTACCCGGAAGAAAACCACGATCTCACCCTCTCCCTTGTGGAAGATACCATTTTCATGCACATCAATTCCGATAAAGGAGAGCAGCTTGTCCGGGAAATTGGTAACATTACCCAACTAAGCGAACCCACCGAAAATGAGATACAGGAAATTCTGGATAAACGCAAAGCGGTGGAAGAAGAACTAAACAGAAGAAACAGGGATCTTCCCAACTATAATGCTACCGGCGATTTAATCAATTCCTCAGGGGATGAGATATGGAAAAAATATTCCGAAACCTGTGTTTCCTGTGGAGCTTGTGCTACAATATGTCCGACATGTACATGCTTTCTTTTACTCGAAAGACCGGGATTTGAAAAAGTACGACACCTGGATGCCTGCCAGTATCCGGGTTTTGAAAAAGTAGCGGCGGGGGAAGACCCGCTCAAAGAGCTTTATAAACGATTTCGAAACAGGTATATGTGCAAATACGTGTGGAAACCGGAAAAGTTTGAATCAACAGCTTGTACCGGATGCGGCAGATGCATTGAAGCATGCATCGGGAACATCAGTAAAAATGAATTATTTATGGAATTATACAATAAATAA